Part of the Neisseria leonii genome is shown below.
GTTCGGGTAGCGGCGTTGCGCGTGCAGGCCGCGGAAACGCACCGACTGCGGCGTTTTCTCTTCGGGAAACATAATCGTTTCCTTGCGGGCGAAAAAGTTTTTGAGCGTAACGCCCATACCTTTAACCAGCTCGCCCAGCAGGAAAGTTTTGACTAAATTTGCCATTTTGGTTTAACCCTTTTGGTTCGGGGTGTGGTTTATCGTAGTTTCAGACGGCCTGAACTGCTTCAACCGCCGGATTCGTTTTCTGTTGTTTTTCAGGCCGTCTGAAAGACGGTCAGACTGCCTGCTGCAAACGCCGCAGAACCGCCATCGCCGCTTCTGCTTCCCCATAAGGGACAAAAATATGGTCGTGGCAGTTTCCCGCCACCACATTGCAGCTGATTTGTGCCTCGCCCAGCGCGGCGGCAAACGCGGCCGTCAGGCCGACGGCGGCCAAATCGGAATGCACATTCAACGTAATCCATGCCGCGCGGAAATGGCTGGTCAGGCCGTATTGGCGCAGCAGCGGTTCGGCCATCACCACCGACAGCCCTTCCCG
Proteins encoded:
- a CDS encoding ACT domain-containing protein; this translates as MGGAIRDLTVLLRSMEPVWNEGVYAFATVSDAAAAGLDWRDVVASIREREGLSVVMAEPLLRQYGLTSHFRAAWITLNVHSDLAAVGLTAAFAAALGEAQISCNVVAGNCHDHIFVPYGEAEAAMAVLRRLQQAV